Proteins encoded within one genomic window of Polaribacter sp. NJDZ03:
- the infB gene encoding translation initiation factor IF-2 — protein sequence MSVGKTMRLNKVLRELNISLDRAVEYLAGKGHEIESRPTTKITGDVYQVLLDGFEKDANKKAASKEVGEEKRKEKEAIRLEHEAKLEKKRAEEVKKEEVLRAKADKLEFKTVGKIDIDNIGKKPADKVEKVKEEPVEVVAEPKTKTEEPKVDEPKVVAEAPVVESKAEASKVAETPVVEKPVEEKSKVVIPEVKKAVSEIEKEVSKVGDKPKGKKDASKSEEKAEEVTAENAEAIKTQYKKLDGPNFTGKKIDLKQFERPKKKKPEPKKDANADKKKRKRIVTKAGAPGSATARPSRPGQGNRAGGSRPPFNRGGRGAARPAAVKKEEPTEAEIQKQVRETLEKLQGKSSRGKGAKYRRNKRDAHREHSDAELEAQALDNKILKVTEFVTVSEVATMMEVPVTNIISACMSLGMMVTMNQRLDAETLVIVAEEFNHKVEFVGAEVEESIEEVIDKPEDLENRAPIITVMGHVDHGKTSLLDYIRKANVIDGESGGITQHIGAYSVKVGDQKIAFLDTPGHEAFTAMRARGAQVTDLVIIVVAADDDVMPQTKEAISHAQAAGVPIIFAINKIDKPNANPDNVKTQLSQMNLLIEEWGGNIQSQDISAKHGTGVPELLEKVLLEAEILELKANPNKNAVGAVVEALLDKGRGYVSTVLVQAGTLKIGDYLLAGKHSGKVRAMFDDKGTNLKVAGPSTPVSILGLDGAPQAGDKFVVFDDEREAKQIASKRSQLQREQSVRTQKTLTLDEIGRRIALGDFKELNIILKGDVDGSVEALTDSFQKLSTEEIQVNILHKGVGAITESDVLLATASDAIIVGFNVRPQGNARAVADREEVDIRTYSIIYAAINDLKDAMEGMLSPEMKEEVTGNVEIREIYKISKVGNIAGCMVMSGKIQRDSQIRIIRDGIVVHDGTLTALKRFKDDVREVTKGFDCGVQIKNYNDIVEGDVIEAYKEVAVKKKLK from the coding sequence ATGTCTGTAGGCAAAACAATGAGGCTTAATAAAGTTTTAAGAGAATTAAACATTTCTCTTGATAGAGCAGTCGAATATTTAGCGGGAAAGGGTCACGAAATAGAATCGAGGCCAACCACTAAAATTACGGGTGACGTCTATCAAGTTTTACTTGATGGCTTTGAAAAAGATGCTAATAAGAAAGCAGCATCTAAAGAAGTTGGTGAAGAAAAACGAAAAGAGAAAGAAGCTATTCGTTTAGAGCATGAAGCTAAATTAGAGAAGAAAAGAGCGGAAGAGGTTAAGAAGGAAGAGGTTTTAAGAGCCAAAGCAGATAAATTAGAGTTTAAAACTGTTGGTAAAATCGATATTGATAATATTGGTAAAAAACCTGCTGACAAAGTTGAAAAGGTAAAAGAAGAACCAGTAGAGGTTGTTGCAGAACCTAAAACTAAAACAGAAGAACCTAAAGTTGATGAACCTAAAGTAGTAGCAGAAGCTCCAGTTGTAGAGTCTAAAGCAGAAGCTTCTAAGGTAGCAGAAACTCCGGTTGTTGAAAAACCAGTTGAAGAAAAATCAAAGGTTGTTATACCAGAGGTTAAAAAAGCTGTTTCTGAAATTGAAAAAGAAGTTTCTAAAGTTGGTGATAAACCAAAAGGGAAAAAAGACGCTTCAAAATCAGAAGAAAAAGCAGAAGAGGTTACTGCAGAAAATGCAGAAGCTATCAAAACGCAATATAAAAAGCTAGATGGTCCTAATTTTACAGGGAAGAAAATTGATTTAAAACAATTTGAAAGACCTAAGAAAAAGAAACCTGAACCTAAAAAAGATGCAAACGCAGACAAAAAGAAACGTAAGCGTATTGTAACTAAAGCTGGTGCGCCAGGTTCTGCTACGGCAAGACCAAGTAGACCAGGTCAAGGAAATAGAGCAGGTGGAAGTAGACCTCCATTTAATAGAGGTGGTAGAGGTGCCGCTAGACCAGCAGCAGTTAAAAAAGAAGAACCAACTGAAGCAGAAATTCAAAAACAAGTAAGAGAAACACTTGAGAAACTGCAAGGGAAATCTTCTAGAGGAAAAGGAGCAAAATACCGTAGAAATAAAAGGGACGCCCATAGAGAGCATTCTGATGCTGAGTTAGAAGCTCAAGCATTAGACAACAAAATCTTAAAGGTAACAGAATTTGTTACTGTAAGTGAAGTTGCAACGATGATGGAAGTACCTGTTACAAACATTATTTCTGCATGTATGTCTTTAGGTATGATGGTAACAATGAATCAGCGTTTAGATGCAGAAACATTAGTTATTGTTGCTGAAGAATTTAACCACAAAGTAGAATTTGTTGGTGCAGAAGTAGAAGAGTCTATAGAAGAAGTAATTGATAAACCAGAAGATTTAGAAAATCGTGCACCAATTATTACGGTAATGGGTCACGTAGATCATGGTAAAACATCTTTATTAGATTATATTAGAAAAGCAAATGTTATTGATGGCGAAAGCGGAGGGATTACACAGCATATTGGTGCGTACTCTGTAAAAGTTGGAGATCAAAAAATAGCATTCTTAGATACACCAGGTCACGAGGCGTTTACAGCAATGCGTGCACGTGGAGCTCAGGTAACAGATTTAGTTATTATTGTAGTTGCAGCAGATGATGATGTGATGCCGCAAACAAAAGAAGCAATTTCTCATGCACAAGCAGCAGGAGTGCCTATTATATTTGCAATCAATAAGATTGATAAACCAAATGCAAATCCAGATAATGTAAAAACGCAATTATCTCAAATGAATTTGTTGATAGAAGAATGGGGGGGTAACATACAGTCTCAAGATATTTCAGCAAAACATGGAACAGGTGTTCCAGAATTATTAGAGAAAGTTTTATTAGAAGCTGAAATTTTAGAATTGAAAGCAAATCCTAATAAAAATGCAGTTGGTGCAGTAGTGGAAGCATTATTAGATAAAGGTAGAGGATATGTTTCTACTGTATTAGTACAAGCTGGAACTTTAAAAATTGGAGATTACTTGTTAGCAGGTAAACACAGTGGTAAAGTAAGAGCAATGTTTGATGATAAAGGAACTAATTTAAAAGTTGCAGGTCCATCAACACCAGTATCTATTTTAGGTTTAGACGGAGCGCCACAAGCTGGAGACAAGTTTGTAGTATTTGATGATGAGAGAGAAGCAAAACAAATTGCCTCTAAACGTTCTCAATTACAACGTGAGCAATCTGTAAGAACTCAGAAAACATTAACGTTAGATGAAATTGGACGTAGAATTGCGTTAGGAGACTTTAAAGAATTAAACATTATCTTAAAAGGAGATGTAGATGGTTCTGTAGAAGCTTTAACAGATTCTTTCCAGAAACTATCAACAGAAGAAATTCAAGTAAATATTTTACATAAAGGTGTTGGAGCCATTACAGAAAGTGATGTGTTATTAGCAACAGCTTCAGATGCAATTATTGTTGGGTTTAATGTACGTCCGCAAGGAAATGCAAGAGCAGTAGCCGATAGAGAAGAAGTAGATATTAGAACATACTCTATTATTTATGCAGCTATCAATGACTTAAAAGACGCCATGGAAGGAATGTTATCTCCAGAAATGAAAGAAGAAGTTACGGGTAATGTAGAAATTAGAGAAATCTATAAAATCTCTAAAGTTGGTAACATTGCAGGTTGTATGGTAATGTCTGGTAAAATCCAAAGAGATTCTCAAATTAGAATTATTAGAGACGGAATTGTAGTGCACGACGGAACTTTAACAGCGTTAAAACGTTTTAAAGATGATGTTAGAGAAGTTACAAAAGGATTCGATTGTGGGGTTCAAATTAAAAACTACAATGATATTGTAGAAGGAGATGTAATTGAAGCTTACAAAGAAGTAGCAGTTAAGAAGAAATTGAAATAA
- the nusA gene encoding transcription termination factor NusA codes for MENIALIDSFSEFKDNKSIDRVTLMSILEEVFRAALKRKFGSDDNFDIIINPDKGDLEIWRNRVVVADGFSEDDNEEIELAEARLIEPDFEIGEDVSEEVKLIDLGRRAILALRQNLISKIYEHDSTNIFKQFKDLEGELYTAEVHHIRHNAIILLDDEGNEIVLPKSEQIRSDFFRKGDSVKGIIKTVELRGNKPAIILSRTSPVFLNKLFEQEIPEVFDGLITVEGVARIPGEKAKVAVDSYDDRIDPVGACVGVKGSRIHGIVRELGNENIDVINYTKNEQLFISRALSPAKVTSMEIEMFEEERNGKKGRVSVLLKPEEVSKAIGRGGVNIRLASELTGYEIDVKREGLEEEDVELTEFGDEIEDWVIAEFKKIGLDTARSVLETSVDELVKRTDLEEETITDVQKILKEEFED; via the coding sequence ATGGAGAATATAGCATTAATTGATTCGTTTTCAGAATTTAAAGATAACAAGAGTATAGACAGAGTAACATTAATGTCTATTTTAGAAGAGGTTTTTAGAGCTGCCCTAAAACGTAAGTTTGGTTCGGATGATAATTTTGATATAATTATTAACCCAGATAAAGGAGATTTAGAAATTTGGAGAAATAGAGTTGTTGTTGCAGATGGTTTTTCTGAGGATGATAACGAAGAAATTGAATTAGCGGAAGCAAGATTAATTGAGCCAGATTTTGAAATTGGTGAAGATGTATCTGAAGAAGTTAAGTTGATAGATTTAGGTAGAAGAGCTATCTTAGCATTACGTCAGAACTTAATTTCTAAAATTTACGAACACGATAGTACAAATATCTTTAAACAATTTAAAGATTTAGAAGGAGAATTATATACAGCCGAAGTACATCACATTCGTCACAATGCAATTATTTTGTTGGATGATGAAGGAAATGAAATTGTATTACCAAAGAGTGAGCAAATCCGTTCAGACTTTTTTAGAAAAGGAGATTCTGTAAAAGGAATTATTAAAACGGTAGAACTAAGAGGAAACAAACCAGCGATTATCTTATCTAGAACATCGCCAGTTTTCTTAAATAAATTATTTGAGCAAGAAATTCCAGAAGTTTTTGATGGTTTAATTACTGTTGAAGGAGTTGCAAGAATACCAGGAGAAAAAGCAAAAGTAGCGGTAGATTCTTATGATGATAGAATAGACCCTGTTGGAGCTTGTGTTGGTGTTAAAGGTTCAAGAATTCATGGAATTGTACGTGAATTAGGGAATGAGAATATAGATGTTATTAACTATACCAAAAACGAGCAGTTATTTATTTCAAGAGCATTAAGTCCTGCAAAAGTGACTTCAATGGAAATAGAAATGTTTGAAGAAGAAAGAAATGGTAAAAAAGGACGTGTAAGCGTTTTATTAAAACCAGAAGAAGTTTCTAAAGCAATTGGTAGAGGTGGTGTAAATATTCGTTTAGCAAGTGAGTTAACAGGTTACGAAATAGACGTTAAGAGAGAAGGTCTAGAAGAAGAAGACGTAGAGTTAACAGAGTTTGGAGACGAAATTGAAGATTGGGTTATTGCTGAATTCAAAAAGATTGGTTTAGATACTGCTAGAAGCGTATTAGAAACTAGTGTAGATGAGTTGGTGAAAAGAACCGATTTAGAAGAAGAAACAATTACGGATGTTCAAAAAATCTTGAAAGAGGAATTTGAGGACTAA
- the rimP gene encoding ribosome assembly cofactor RimP, with amino-acid sequence MDQTKVRNLVEEALAENESLYLIDLSISENNKIQVTVDGDNGVPLSECIRISKSVDNNFDREEEDFSLEVSTPDISHPLKVKRQYIKNINRILKVKTSEQEFEGTLVEADEDKIVLNWKAREPKPIGKGKVTVTKTATLAYKDIIEAKVKIVF; translated from the coding sequence ATGGACCAAACCAAAGTAAGAAATTTAGTAGAGGAAGCACTGGCCGAGAATGAGTCGTTATATTTGATAGATTTATCTATTTCAGAAAACAACAAAATTCAGGTTACAGTAGATGGAGATAATGGTGTTCCTTTAAGTGAATGCATTAGAATTAGTAAAAGTGTAGATAATAATTTTGATAGAGAAGAAGAAGATTTTTCTCTAGAGGTTTCTACACCAGACATATCGCATCCATTAAAAGTGAAAAGGCAATATATTAAAAACATCAATAGAATACTTAAAGTAAAAACTTCTGAACAAGAATTTGAAGGAACTTTGGTAGAAGCAGATGAAGATAAGATTGTTTTAAATTGGAAAGCAAGAGAGCCAAAGCCAATAGGTAAAGGGAAGGTTACTGTAACAAAAACAGCAACTTTAGCCTATAAGGATATTATAGAAGCAAAAGTGAAGATTGTATTTTAA
- a CDS encoding universal stress protein — protein sequence MKKILVAIDFSKTSEYASKMAARIAVKTNATVYLIHLIELPKGVIDMGSGSKFSIPESMLYLRKVREKVLAFKENFFNKETQVKYFIKLNNPFEGIQKYADKIDADLIIMGSKGHSQLEEMLIGSNTEKVVRNSKRPVIVVKKDSRKFNLKNLVFASNFKEENKEVFGKFIEFAKIFNSNIHLLKINTPANFQSTSETKQKIKDFITDYSLPKHKINIYNDVSVEKGILNFAKDINVDLIALSTHGRSGLAHLFTGSVIKNLTKNALKPMLTIKV from the coding sequence ATGAAAAAAATTTTAGTCGCAATAGATTTTTCAAAAACTTCTGAATACGCCTCAAAAATGGCAGCAAGAATTGCAGTAAAAACAAATGCCACAGTTTACCTTATTCACCTTATAGAACTACCTAAAGGAGTTATAGATATGGGATCTGGAAGTAAATTTAGCATTCCTGAAAGCATGTTGTATTTAAGAAAAGTTAGAGAAAAAGTACTAGCCTTTAAAGAAAATTTTTTTAATAAAGAAACACAAGTTAAATACTTTATAAAATTAAACAATCCTTTTGAAGGAATACAAAAATATGCTGATAAAATTGATGCAGACTTAATAATAATGGGCTCTAAAGGTCATTCTCAACTAGAAGAAATGCTTATTGGCTCTAATACTGAAAAAGTAGTACGAAACTCTAAAAGACCCGTAATTGTTGTAAAAAAGGATAGTAGAAAGTTTAATTTAAAAAATTTAGTTTTTGCTTCTAATTTTAAAGAAGAGAACAAAGAAGTATTTGGTAAATTTATAGAATTTGCTAAAATTTTTAATAGCAACATTCATTTATTAAAAATAAATACTCCTGCTAATTTTCAGTCAACTTCAGAAACAAAACAAAAAATAAAGGACTTTATAACTGATTACAGCTTACCAAAACACAAAATAAACATCTATAATGATGTTTCTGTAGAAAAAGGTATCTTAAATTTCGCCAAAGATATTAATGTAGACTTAATAGCCTTAAGTACACACGGCAGAAGCGGTTTGGCACATTTATTTACAGGTAGTGTTATAAAAAATTTAACCAAAAACGCTTTAAAACCTATGTTAACTATAAAGGTTTAA
- a CDS encoding NADP-dependent glyceraldehyde-3-phosphate dehydrogenase → MKKQFKEIPEAYKITSLLHQKTYLVSGELKEWEGETTEVYSTISSTKDYKPTLLGTVPNLTGEEGLEALNSAYRAYDKGQGLWPTMRVADRIECMEEFAEQMKTKRDEVVKLLMWEIGKALPDSEKEFDRTIEYIYDTIEDYKQMDRDSAKFEKSSGVHAHIRRGPLGVVLCLGPYNYPLNETFALLIPALIMGNTAVFKPAKHGVLLLSPLLEAFQNSFPEGVVNVIYGRGRVLATPIMKTGKVDVLALIGNSKSANAIQANHPFKNRLRLVLGLEAKNPGIVLPDADLDLAIDECLSGATSFNGQRCTALKILYVHEHIVDKFNKRFAKRVDALKFGNPWEDGVKLTPLPEPEKPAYIQELIDDATSKGAKVINKKGGKTSENYIFPAVLYPVTKDMRVFQEEQFGPVTPIVSFKNIQEPLDDMAESNYGQQVSVFGSDVKTLAPLIDTLVNLVCRVNLNSAAQRGPDVYPFTGRKDSAVATLSVHDALRSFSIRTFLASKDTDYNNAILEELLDKKASNFISTDYLL, encoded by the coding sequence ATGAAGAAACAATTTAAAGAAATTCCAGAAGCATATAAAATAACATCACTGTTACATCAAAAAACATATTTAGTTAGTGGTGAGTTAAAAGAATGGGAAGGTGAAACTACAGAAGTATATTCTACAATTTCATCAACTAAAGACTACAAACCAACGTTGTTAGGTACTGTTCCTAACTTAACAGGTGAAGAAGGTTTAGAAGCATTAAATTCTGCTTATAGAGCTTATGATAAAGGGCAGGGTTTATGGCCAACAATGAGAGTTGCAGACAGAATTGAGTGTATGGAGGAATTTGCAGAGCAAATGAAAACCAAACGAGATGAGGTTGTAAAGTTGTTAATGTGGGAAATTGGAAAAGCATTACCAGATTCTGAAAAAGAATTTGATAGAACGATAGAATATATCTACGATACTATTGAAGACTATAAGCAAATGGATAGAGATTCTGCTAAGTTTGAAAAAAGTAGTGGAGTACACGCACATATTAGACGTGGTCCTTTAGGTGTAGTTTTATGTTTGGGCCCTTATAATTACCCTTTAAATGAAACATTTGCGTTGTTGATTCCTGCTTTAATTATGGGAAATACAGCGGTTTTTAAACCAGCTAAACATGGGGTTTTATTATTATCTCCGTTGTTAGAAGCTTTTCAAAATAGTTTTCCAGAAGGTGTGGTAAATGTTATTTATGGTAGAGGTCGTGTTTTAGCAACACCTATTATGAAAACGGGTAAAGTAGATGTGTTGGCTTTAATAGGTAACAGTAAATCTGCGAATGCAATTCAAGCAAACCACCCTTTTAAAAACAGATTACGTCTAGTATTAGGTTTAGAAGCTAAAAATCCGGGAATAGTTTTGCCAGATGCAGATTTAGACTTGGCAATAGATGAATGTCTTTCTGGAGCAACTTCTTTTAACGGACAACGTTGTACTGCGCTAAAGATTTTATATGTTCATGAACATATTGTAGATAAATTTAACAAACGATTTGCAAAAAGAGTTGATGCATTAAAGTTTGGAAACCCATGGGAAGACGGTGTAAAGTTAACACCTTTACCAGAACCAGAAAAACCAGCATATATTCAAGAATTAATTGACGATGCTACTTCTAAAGGTGCAAAAGTGATTAATAAAAAAGGAGGAAAAACTTCTGAAAATTATATTTTTCCGGCAGTTTTATATCCGGTTACTAAAGATATGAGAGTTTTTCAAGAAGAGCAATTCGGTCCAGTAACACCTATTGTTTCTTTTAAAAATATTCAAGAACCTTTAGATGATATGGCAGAATCTAATTACGGACAACAAGTGAGTGTTTTTGGAAGTGATGTAAAAACTTTGGCGCCATTAATTGATACTTTGGTAAATTTAGTGTGTAGAGTTAACTTAAACAGTGCTGCGCAAAGAGGTCCAGATGTGTATCCGTTTACGGGAAGAAAAGATTCTGCAGTGGCAACTTTAAGTGTGCATGATGCTTTGCGTTCTTTTTCTATTAGAACATTTTTAGCTTCTAAAGATACAGATTACAACAATGCTATTTTAGAAGAGTTATTAGATAAAAAAGCATCTAATTTTATAAGTACAGATTATCTTTTGTAA
- the ilvA gene encoding threonine ammonia-lyase IlvA, with amino-acid sequence MQTNLIYYPSLESVKEALENLKGVAFETPLSKNFNLSKELEATILFKREDLQVVRSYKIRGAYNKMSSLTLDEKQRGIVCASAGNHAQGVALSCKLLQIKGTIFMPSPTPNQKINQVKMFGEDFIEIVIEGDTFDDASDAAKIECDSKNKTFIHPFNDEKVIEGQATVGLEILNQTKEKIDYVFVPIGGGGLSAGLSSVFKYLSPETKVIGVEPAGASSMLTSLKNKENTLLETIDSFVDGAAVKKVGDLNFAICQQNLSEVITVPEGKICQTILDLYNKDAIVVEPAGALSIAALDFFADKIKGKNVVCVVSGSNNDITRTAEIKERALLYANLKHYFIVKFPQRAGALKEFVAEILGPNDDITHFEYTKKNNRTNGSAVVGLELKSSRDLAPLIQRMKENNFFGDYLNDKPDLFQFLV; translated from the coding sequence ATGCAAACAAATCTAATTTATTACCCAAGTTTAGAAAGCGTAAAAGAAGCTTTAGAAAACTTAAAAGGTGTTGCTTTTGAGACGCCGCTTAGTAAAAACTTTAATTTATCAAAAGAACTAGAAGCAACAATTCTTTTTAAAAGAGAAGACTTACAGGTGGTACGTTCTTATAAAATTAGGGGAGCATATAATAAGATGTCTTCTTTAACTTTAGATGAAAAACAACGAGGAATAGTTTGTGCTAGCGCAGGTAATCATGCACAAGGAGTAGCTTTGTCTTGTAAGTTATTACAAATAAAAGGTACTATTTTTATGCCGTCTCCAACGCCGAATCAAAAAATTAACCAAGTAAAAATGTTTGGTGAAGATTTTATTGAAATCGTAATTGAAGGAGATACTTTTGATGATGCTTCTGATGCTGCAAAAATAGAATGTGACTCTAAAAATAAAACGTTTATCCATCCTTTTAATGATGAAAAGGTTATTGAAGGTCAGGCTACTGTTGGTTTAGAAATTTTAAACCAAACTAAAGAGAAAATAGATTATGTTTTTGTGCCTATTGGAGGTGGAGGATTGTCTGCAGGATTGTCTTCTGTTTTTAAATACTTATCGCCAGAAACAAAAGTAATTGGTGTGGAGCCAGCAGGTGCATCTTCTATGCTAACATCTCTTAAAAATAAAGAAAATACGTTATTAGAAACCATCGATTCTTTTGTAGATGGTGCAGCAGTAAAAAAAGTAGGTGATTTAAATTTTGCAATTTGCCAGCAAAACTTGTCAGAAGTAATTACGGTTCCAGAGGGTAAAATTTGTCAGACTATTTTAGATTTGTATAATAAAGATGCCATTGTAGTAGAGCCAGCAGGTGCTTTAAGTATTGCTGCTTTAGATTTTTTTGCTGATAAAATAAAAGGAAAAAACGTTGTTTGTGTGGTTAGTGGTAGTAATAATGACATTACAAGAACTGCAGAAATTAAAGAACGAGCCTTGTTGTATGCAAACCTAAAACATTATTTTATTGTAAAGTTTCCGCAAAGAGCAGGAGCGTTAAAAGAATTTGTAGCAGAAATTTTAGGACCTAATGATGATATTACTCATTTTGAATATACCAAAAAGAATAACAGAACAAATGGATCTGCTGTTGTTGGCTTAGAATTAAAATCTTCTAGAGATTTGGCTCCTTTAATTCAAAGAATGAAAGAAAACAATTTCTTTGGCGACTACCTAAATGATAAGCCAGATTTATTTCAATTTTTGGTGTAA